Genomic segment of Populus nigra chromosome 6, ddPopNigr1.1, whole genome shotgun sequence:
CACTCTCACCTTCATTATGCACCACCACTCTCGCTTCCATTTCCAAAAAACTCCCAATTAAAGCTTCAATTTTCAAACTTTACAACCctaaaaagaacaagaaccaCATAAAAACCcaatctttatcttcttctctcatttcttGTGTTTCTCTATCAACAAAAGCAACAACAACATCAACATCTACACCTTTAACTTCAACTAAAACTAACAACCACTGGATAGTTCTAATGGAAAGTCCTCCAAAGGGAGTCAATTCAAAACCAGAAATAATTGATTATTATGTCAAGACTCTAGAGAGAGCATTAGGCAGGTTGGTGGGTTGGTTCCTTTGTGCTTTTATAGATGACCCATTTtagtatttgttgttttttggcCTAAAACCTGTTGCTTTATTGGTTTTGAGCAGTGAAATAGATGCTCAAATGTGTATATACGATGCTTCTTGTGATACTCATTTCGGCTTTTGTTGTGATATTGATGAAGATGCTTCCCTTGAACTTGCCAGTAAGGTTCTTCTCTTTTGGCTCCAAATATGTAGAGAATTATGATACTCATATGGTAGATTTTGAGAGGTTTCTGAATTGTTGTGGATGTGTGTGATGTAGGGTTGCCTGGGGTTTTATCAGTTAGGCCTGACCCAGATTATAATTCTGTGGAAAAAGATTATAGTTCAGGTGTCAAGTTGAGTACATTATCAAATCCACAAATTGGAAGCAAGTTGTTGTTCCCTTCTGGGAATACGAAACATTGGCTGGTTAGAATTGATAAGCCAGGAGTTGGAGTTGTTACAAAGGCTCAAATGGTTGATTATTATGCTCAAATACTAACCAAGGTCATGGGATAGTAAGTGTTAATTTTTGAGAGAGAATGCAATCTTCTTGCTATTTATTACATGCTATGGAAGTGACAGGTTGATTTCTTTTGCAGTGAGAAGGATGCTCAAATGTGTATATATCATGTTTCATGGCAATCGAATTTTGGGTTCTGTTGTGAACTTGACGAGGAATGTGCACAGGAGCTAGCTGGTTAGTTAATTCCCTTTCAAGTGaaattttgtttgcttttattgTTCTGTTTAATGACACACACCTCCTTGTTTTTAGGTGTTCCTGGTGTTTTATCTGTTCTGCCAGATAAGGATTTTGAGTCGGAAAACAAGGATTATGGAGGTGTGTCCCTTTCTTGTTGGCACTAGGATTGCTGGTGGTATATATGCAATCATCGATCAAGTTTTATGAAATTAGCATCAGGATTTGCTGCTGGATATTAAGTTATGATACTGTTATTTGAGGTTTCAGAAAAGTCAAttgtcaattttcaaagtttaatGTGATGGAGAATTTTATTCCGTGGCAAATGGTTCTTCCGTAATGTTAACAACATGTAGTTTCCAGGTGATAGCCTCATCAATTCTGCAAATCCATCAGATTCTTCAGAAGCTAGTCAAATAACTCCTGTTAgaacaaaaaaactttttataacTGGTATGTTGCATCTTTAAATCAAGTTCTGATGATATGCTCTCCAGCTCTTGCTTTTTGTTTGTAAAATACTACCTGCTAGATAGCGCAAGTTTTTGGATAATACACATATGCCTGATTTAGCTAGCtttgtcatttatttaattgcttGGCGATCTGTATTTTGAGCAGGTCTGTCATTTTATACGTCTGAGAAAACCTTGCGTGCAGCCTTTGAGGGCTTTGGTGAGCTTGTTGAAGGTATGCTTTGccttttttgtttgttgacATGTATTTGTTGCAATAGTCTTTAAAATAATGGCGGTGTATTCCTGacagttaaaataataatggacAAGATTTCAAAGAGGTCCAAAGGTTATGCATTTGTAGAGTACACCACAGAGGAGGCTGCAAGTTCAGCACTCAAGGAGATGAATGGCAAGGTATGTGTAAAACGAGTCCTTGTTTCACTTCATTTCAGTTTTAACTGTCCAAGCGGTAAGGCTGACCTACATTCTGGCAACCCAACTTGCAGATCATCAATGGCTggatgattgttgttgatgttgcCAAAAGCAACCCACCAAGATACAGCAGGGGTCGACCAAGACAAGCAGCATGAGATAGAGGGGGGAGGCCTCAACCCATGTGTGGTGAATTATTGTGCTCGCCAGTCACCTGTATCATTTTCATTGAATTCGCAGTTCACAAAACCAATAGTCATTTCGTCATTCTTGTCGTTGTAAACttgtaattaaataataaacatgTCGTCACTACATTGATTTTTACTGCatatgttttcattttattttttttgtgcaagCCGGAGTACTTAGCTGTGCCATTGTAGACAGTCGTAAGAAATGAATTAAGTAGTCATACTCATGCTTTTCCATAGCCTTATGGCCTGTTGGGAACAAGGGCATAACTGCAAAGCAACTTGTATTTCCAAATCGCGCATGTTCCCAAACAGGCACTTACACATGCACGAAATCAAGGGTTGAGGATAGCAAATAATGCTAATATTGTATATACATTTACCATCTACCATTGCATACATTGATCTGTCATTCTGTCTGGTTCGCCTTGTAGccccattttttctttttcaaaatattgcCCAACTAATTGGGGAGAGCAGAAAGGAAACACTAGACTTCATAAGCCTACAAGGGACATGGTTTTCCCAACATGAGCCACCAGAGATGGGTAATTTGCACCATGTATAACATGTGTTTATCGATTAATCAAAGACTTGCTTCCACTTAATTAAGGTCATCAGCCCTCCTCTCCAAACTCCTTCGTGAATCTCTCATGCACCTCGAGATCAGCTTTACTAACTGTTGGCTTCTGCCGTGCAAGCACTTTATCAAAATCTGCTCTTGTAATGGGTGGCAGAAGGACCTGCAAAGTCATCGATTTCAAATATATGTTGTCATTGTTTGTCACCGAAGAGGAAGCATGCAGCTAGAAGTCACAAACTAAGTTGAATTTCCCGTGAAACCAGCCATTCTAGAGGGGGGAGTATAATCATGAATCATGATAACATGTCTCTCAGTTCCTCTTGTTGAACGTTCCcgaaataagaacaaaaatgaaCAATATTTCTCCTCTTATAGATTTCTAACAG
This window contains:
- the LOC133697382 gene encoding organelle RRM domain-containing protein 1, chloroplastic-like isoform X2, which produces METLSPSLCTTTLASISKKLPIKASIFKLYNPKKNKNHIKTQSLSSSLISCVSLSTKATTTSTSTPLTSTKTNNHWIVLMESPPKGVNSKPEIIDYYVKTLERALGSEIDAQMCIYDASCDTHFGFCCDIDEDASLELARLPGVLSVRPDPDYNSVEKDYSSGVKLSTLSNPQIGSKLLFPSGNTKHWLVRIDKPGVGVVTKAQMVDYYAQILTKVMGYEKDAQMCIYHVSWQSNFGFCCELDEECAQELAGVPGVLSVLPDKDFESENKDYGGLSFYTSEKTLRAAFEGFGELVEVKIIMDKISKRSKGYAFVEYTTEEAASSALKEMNGKIINGWMIVVDVAKSNPPRYSRGRPRQAA
- the LOC133697382 gene encoding organelle RRM domain-containing protein 1, chloroplastic-like isoform X1; translation: METLSPSLCTTTLASISKKLPIKASIFKLYNPKKNKNHIKTQSLSSSLISCVSLSTKATTTSTSTPLTSTKTNNHWIVLMESPPKGVNSKPEIIDYYVKTLERALGSEIDAQMCIYDASCDTHFGFCCDIDEDASLELARLPGVLSVRPDPDYNSVEKDYSSGVKLSTLSNPQIGSKLLFPSGNTKHWLVRIDKPGVGVVTKAQMVDYYAQILTKVMGYEKDAQMCIYHVSWQSNFGFCCELDEECAQELAGVPGVLSVLPDKDFESENKDYGGDSLINSANPSDSSEASQITPVRTKKLFITGLSFYTSEKTLRAAFEGFGELVEVKIIMDKISKRSKGYAFVEYTTEEAASSALKEMNGKIINGWMIVVDVAKSNPPRYSRGRPRQAA